In one Nicotiana tomentosiformis chromosome 6, ASM39032v3, whole genome shotgun sequence genomic region, the following are encoded:
- the LOC104100740 gene encoding mitogen-activated protein kinase SIPK, whose translation MDGSGQQTDTMMSDAGAEQPPPAPQPVAGMDNIPATLSYGGRFIQYNIFGNIFEVTAKYKPPILPIGKGAYGIVCSALNSETIENVAIKKIANAFDNKIDAKRTLREIKLLRHMDHENIVAIRDIIPPPQREAFNDVYIAYELMDTDLHQIIRSNQGLSEEHCQYFLYQILRGLKYIHSANVLHRDLKPSNLLLNANCDLKICDFGLARVTSETDFMTEYVVTRWYRPPELLLNSSDYTAAIDIWSVGCIFTELMDRKPLFPGRDHVHQLRLIMELIGTPSEAEMEFLNENAKRYIRQLPLYRRQSFTEKFPHVHPAAIDLVEKMLTFDPRRRITVEGALAHPYLNSLHDISDEPICMTPFSFDFEQHALTEEQMKELIYRESLAFNPEYQHM comes from the exons atggatGGTTCAGGTCAGCAGACGGACACGATGATGTCTGATGCGGGGGCGGAGCAGCCACCTCCGGCGCCGCAGCCGGTGGCCGGTATGGATAATATTCCGGCGACGTTGAGCTACGGTGGCAGGTTCATTCAATACAATATATTTGGTAATATATTTGAAGTTACTGCTAAGTATAAGCCTCCTATTTTGCCTATTGGTAAAGGTGCTTACGGCATCGTTTG TTCTGCTTTGAACTCGGAGACAATTGAGAACGTAGCGATAAAGAAAATCGCGAATGCTTTTGATAACAAGATTGATGCCAAGAGGACTTTGAGAGAGATCAAGCTTCTTCGGCATATGGATCATGAAAAC ATTGTTGCGATCAGAGATATAATTCCACCACCACAGAGAGAAGCCTTTAATGATGTTTATATTGCGTATGAGCTTATGGATACTGATCTCCATCAAATTATTCGCTCTAATCAGGGTTTATCTGAGGAGCACTGTCAG TATTTCTTGTATCAGATCCTCCGTGGGTTGAAATACATACATTCTGCGAATGTTCTGCACAGGGACTTGAAGCCTAGCAATCTCCTCTTGAATGCCAACTGTGATTTAAAGATATGTGATTTTGGGCTAGCTCGTGTCACTTCTGAAACTGACTTTATGACGGAATATGTTGTGACAAGATGGTATCGTCCACCTGAGCTGTTGTTAAATTCGTCTGACTATACTGCAGCAATTGATATATGGTCAGTGGGTTGTATTTTCACGGAATTGATGGACAGGAAACCCCTATTTCCTGGTAGAGATCACGTACACCAGCTGCGTCTTATTATGGAG TTGATTGGTACTCCTTCAGAGGCTGAAATGGAGTTTTTAAATGAGAATGCAAAACGATACATCCGACAACTTCCTCTTTACCGTCGACAATCGTTCACTGAAAAGTTTCCACATGTACACCCAGCTGCAATTGATCTTGTCGAGAAAATGCTGACATTTGATCCTAGAAGGAGAATAACAG TTGAAGGTGCACTGGCACATCCTTACCTGAACTCGCTCCACGATATTAGTGACGAGCCCATTTGCATGACTCCCTTTAGCTTCGACTTTGAACAGCATGCCCTTACGGAGGAACAGATGAAGGAGCTGATTTACAGGGAGTCGCTTGCATTTAATCCTGAATACCAGCACATGTGA